In one Struthio camelus isolate bStrCam1 chromosome 35, bStrCam1.hap1, whole genome shotgun sequence genomic region, the following are encoded:
- the LOC104148645 gene encoding uncharacterized protein isoform X3 yields MEPPRRSAPSPSASRCRRVSEGHRGAGQGWGLRARPALLQAPPCLASCRRLPRRLVALRCQHALACSLLCSRPRTASPRQGGHQRPPTSCSGPQPATGSSAPLHSAPPAHPSWQPPPSPGEHRAAGLSVPPARPRPRPRCLRPAGNAPARRAQRCRLPLLPPTALPARSFSGQAAPAPSCLPVHREEQEALACIQAFLTGPTREEAHKMKFLASLCTLSRLAGAQSRGQGSPADRAAQARSGPGATATAMLSKASTLRKVLWELLSMLEERPLRKPFLTTRDSTRVLALAATRALCELLQQCSRSQEVKAFFSRLCLALLFQIAFTAELTPQDLAVFRRQCHRWDPCTPTSPVSSAVQTLESLFCCAGYEHQALLIRQQGGWHMLLSAETLHLGVIVVARELRKSPAPEQRWMLNQLVALLEREDEFREIPAMAFFSEVGLMTGGASCHLPALVPVLCSQLLVQGRRRRGCRGSRGQRSRWAGVPWGTGKGLRGPAGSLWSQLPAGGVLCGLAGLAQSCQWAPARRQGAGSAAGLVRLSVPCVFQLLMCADLRKVEERVLNLLQRYVRHHSAVMRWLVLRGLLPVSERATMVSRGEPGKAVQERGGGQRARGKAVSWALRGPGRCGGCAAPGERHPCPPERAPRAGPACPSSFGQSFSQPSLSWLHQKHAGCVTQARKMHLLLPDLMKCLQDADRDIRLKALMVLRNVFSYTDRQRAQPTTLQLMEMLLPLFDDEASQLRQLSILLFKDVMETVGWSDKWRMKQEVQRSLLPLFFHMSDERRRVAQVGISAGSRDPGKATTLAAGSPWLGLSGVGLSGNPPASSTTSAVGAAPAPGQNRADGEDQRVHAGPVQEQGRGLRGPEPTVPAGPPGIVARGGREVHRPSAPPERQPSLRQCPGNTDHPDAEASTGKLPVSI; encoded by the exons atggAGCCGCCAAGGAGATCAgctcccagccccagcgccagccgctgcAGGCGGGTGAGTGAAGGGCAtcgtggggctgggcagggctgggggctgcgagcccgCCCCGCTCTGCTGCAGGCTCCCCCCTGCCTGGCAAGCTGCAGGCGGCTGCCAAGGCGCTTGGTGGCCCTGCGGTGCCAGCATGCCTTGGCCTGCTCTCTGCTTTGCAGCCGGCCACGCACAGCGTCCCCCCGGCAAGGAGGGCACCAGAGGCCACCCACCTCCTGCTCTGGGCCGCAGCCTGCCAcaggcagctcagccccacttcaCTCTGCTCCACCAGCCCACCCCAGCTGGcagccacctcccagccctggcgagcaCAGGGCAGCCGGGCTCTcggtgccccccgcccgcccccgacCACGGCCTCGCTGCCTCCGCCCAGCCGGCAACGCGCCTGCACGCAGGGCACAGCGCTgccgcctgcctctcctgcctcctacagctctccctgCTCGCTCTTTCtcaggccaagctgctcctgccCCCAGCTGCTTGCCCGTGcacagagaggagcaggaagccctcgcgtgcatccaggcctttctcacgGGCCCAACAAGG GAAGAAGCCCACAAGATGaagtttttggcctctctctgcactctcagccGCTTGGCCGGCGCCCAGAGccgtggccaaggcagccctgctgacagagccGCCCAGGCTCGCAGCGGGCCTggggccacggccacggccatgCTCTCCAAGGCCAGCACTTTGAGGAAGGTGCTCTGGGAGCTGCTCAGcatgctggaggagcggccactgcgcaaaccaTTTCTCACCACCAGGGACAGCACTCGCGTCCTTGCCCTGGCC gcaaccagggcgctctgtgagctccttcagcagtgcagccgctcgcaggaggtgaaggcctTTTTCTCCCGCCTCTGCCTGGCCCTGctcttccagattgccttcacGGCAGAGCTCACGCCGCAAGACCTTGCTGTCTTCCGGAGGCAATGCCACCGATGGGACCCGTGCactcccaccagccctgtcag ctctgcagtgcagacccTGGAGtctcttttctgctgcgctggctacgagcatcaagccctgctcatcaggcagcagggtggctggcaCATGCTTCTCAGCGCTGAGACCCTGCACTTGGGAGTCATTGTAGTGGCCAG AGAGCtaaggaagagcccagctcctgaGCAGCGCTGGATGTTGAACCAGCTGGTAGCGCTACTCGAGAGGGAGGACGAGTTTCGGGAGATCCCGGCCATGGCCTTCTTCAGTGAGGTAGGCCTGATGACAGGCGGTGCCAGTTGCCACTTGCCAGCACTGGTGCCAGTTCTCTGTAGTCAATTGCTCGTccaaggcaggaggagaagaggctgcagagggtccagagggcagaggagcaggtgggcaggtgtgccctggggcacaggaaaagGGCTGCGGGGTCCCgcaggctctctgtggtcacagctgccGGCAGGAGGGGTTTTGTGTGGCCTTGCAGGCCTTGCCCAGAGCTGTCAGTGGGCTCCAGCACGGCGTCAGGGGGCGGGCAGTGCCGCAGGCCTTGTCCGTCTCTCAGTGccgtgtgtgtttcagctgctgatgtGCGCTGACCTCCGCAAGGTGGAGGAGCGGGTGCTCAACCTCTTGCAGAGGTATGTGCGCCATCACTCTGCAGTGATGCGCTGGCTGGTACTCAGAGGCCTCCTCCCAGTGTCTGAGAGAGCCACGATGGTGAGTAGGGGAGAGCCAGGCAAAGCTGTGCAAGAGCGTGGGGGTGGTCAGAGGGctagggggaaggcagtgtcttgggctttgcggggacctggcaggtgtggtggctgtgcagcaccaggagaaaggCATCCGTGCCCTCCTGAAAGGGCTCCCAGGGCTGGCCCGGCCTGTCCCAGCTCTTTCGGGCAGAGTTTCTCCCAGCCTAGTCTGTCTTGGCTTCACCAAAAGCATGCTGGGTGTGTCACgcaggcaagaaaaatgcacttgctgctgccagacttgatgaagtgcctgcaggatgctgacagggacatccggctgaaagccctgatggtgctgaggaacgtcTTCAGCTACACGGACAGGCAGAGGGCCCAGCCCACtaccttgcagctgatggagatgctcctgcccctctttgacgat gaggccagccagctgcgaCAGCTCTCCATACTCCTCTTCAAAGACGTCATGGAGACCGTGGGGTGGAGCGACAAATGGAGGATGAAGcaggaagtgcagaggagcctgctgccactcttcttCCACATGAGTGACGAGAGGCGGCGAGTGGCCCAGGTGGGCatttctgctggcagcagggatCCAGGGAAGGCCACGACTCTGGCGGCTGGCAGCCCGTGGCTGGGCCTCAGCGGCGTGG GCCTCTCGGGAAACCCTCCTGcaagcagcacaacttctgcagtgggagcagctccGGCACCTGGCCAAAACAGGGCAGACGGGGAAGATCAGCGAGTGCATG ctggcccggtacaggagcagggcagaggactacGTGGGCCAGAGCCTACCGTTcctgcaggacccccaggcatcgttgcgagaggcggccgtgaggttcatcg CCCTTCAGCCCCTCCAGAACGACAGCCATCCCTGCGTCAGTGCCCTggcaacacagaccatcctgatgctgaggcctccacaggaaaactcCCCGTCAGCATTT
- the LOC104148645 gene encoding uncharacterized protein isoform X1 → MEPPRRSAPSPSASRCRRVSEGHRGAGQGWGLRARPALLQAPPCLASCRRLPRRLVALRCQHALACSLLCSRPRTASPRQGGHQRPPTSCSGPQPATGSSAPLHSAPPAHPSWQPPPSPGEHRAAGLSVPPARPRPRPRCLRPAGNAPARRAQRCRLPLLPPTALPARSFSGQAAPAPSCLPVHREEQEALACIQAFLTGPTREEAHKMKFLASLCTLSRLAGAQSRGQGSPADRAAQARSGPGATATAMLSKASTLRKVLWELLSMLEERPLRKPFLTTRDSTRVLALAATRALCELLQQCSRSQEVKAFFSRLCLALLFQIAFTAELTPQDLAVFRRQCHRWDPCTPTSPVSSAVQTLESLFCCAGYEHQALLIRQQGGWHMLLSAETLHLGVIVVARELRKSPAPEQRWMLNQLVALLEREDEFREIPAMAFFSEVGLMTGGASCHLPALVPVLCSQLLVQGRRRRGCRGSRGQRSRWAGVPWGTGKGLRGPAGSLWSQLPAGGVLCGLAGLAQSCQWAPARRQGAGSAAGLVRLSVPCVFQLLMCADLRKVEERVLNLLQRYVRHHSAVMRWLVLRGLLPVSERATMVSRGEPGKAVQERGGGQRARGKAVSWALRGPGRCGGCAAPGERHPCPPERAPRAGPACPSSFGQSFSQPSLSWLHQKHAGCVTQARKMHLLLPDLMKCLQDADRDIRLKALMVLRNVFSYTDRQRAQPTTLQLMEMLLPLFDDEASQLRQLSILLFKDVMETVGWSDKWRMKQEVQRSLLPLFFHMSDERRRVAQASRETLLQAAQLLQWEQLRHLAKTGQTGKISECMLARYRSRAEDYVGQSLPFLQDPQASLREAAVRFIGLAARHMRPRSEEKLQAVRKALQPLQNDSHPCVSALATQTILMLRPPQENSPSAFSLRALRSRLRRSWGRWHVLLGCCSVGAELEQQC, encoded by the exons atggAGCCGCCAAGGAGATCAgctcccagccccagcgccagccgctgcAGGCGGGTGAGTGAAGGGCAtcgtggggctgggcagggctgggggctgcgagcccgCCCCGCTCTGCTGCAGGCTCCCCCCTGCCTGGCAAGCTGCAGGCGGCTGCCAAGGCGCTTGGTGGCCCTGCGGTGCCAGCATGCCTTGGCCTGCTCTCTGCTTTGCAGCCGGCCACGCACAGCGTCCCCCCGGCAAGGAGGGCACCAGAGGCCACCCACCTCCTGCTCTGGGCCGCAGCCTGCCAcaggcagctcagccccacttcaCTCTGCTCCACCAGCCCACCCCAGCTGGcagccacctcccagccctggcgagcaCAGGGCAGCCGGGCTCTcggtgccccccgcccgcccccgacCACGGCCTCGCTGCCTCCGCCCAGCCGGCAACGCGCCTGCACGCAGGGCACAGCGCTgccgcctgcctctcctgcctcctacagctctccctgCTCGCTCTTTCtcaggccaagctgctcctgccCCCAGCTGCTTGCCCGTGcacagagaggagcaggaagccctcgcgtgcatccaggcctttctcacgGGCCCAACAAGG GAAGAAGCCCACAAGATGaagtttttggcctctctctgcactctcagccGCTTGGCCGGCGCCCAGAGccgtggccaaggcagccctgctgacagagccGCCCAGGCTCGCAGCGGGCCTggggccacggccacggccatgCTCTCCAAGGCCAGCACTTTGAGGAAGGTGCTCTGGGAGCTGCTCAGcatgctggaggagcggccactgcgcaaaccaTTTCTCACCACCAGGGACAGCACTCGCGTCCTTGCCCTGGCC gcaaccagggcgctctgtgagctccttcagcagtgcagccgctcgcaggaggtgaaggcctTTTTCTCCCGCCTCTGCCTGGCCCTGctcttccagattgccttcacGGCAGAGCTCACGCCGCAAGACCTTGCTGTCTTCCGGAGGCAATGCCACCGATGGGACCCGTGCactcccaccagccctgtcag ctctgcagtgcagacccTGGAGtctcttttctgctgcgctggctacgagcatcaagccctgctcatcaggcagcagggtggctggcaCATGCTTCTCAGCGCTGAGACCCTGCACTTGGGAGTCATTGTAGTGGCCAG AGAGCtaaggaagagcccagctcctgaGCAGCGCTGGATGTTGAACCAGCTGGTAGCGCTACTCGAGAGGGAGGACGAGTTTCGGGAGATCCCGGCCATGGCCTTCTTCAGTGAGGTAGGCCTGATGACAGGCGGTGCCAGTTGCCACTTGCCAGCACTGGTGCCAGTTCTCTGTAGTCAATTGCTCGTccaaggcaggaggagaagaggctgcagagggtccagagggcagaggagcaggtgggcaggtgtgccctggggcacaggaaaagGGCTGCGGGGTCCCgcaggctctctgtggtcacagctgccGGCAGGAGGGGTTTTGTGTGGCCTTGCAGGCCTTGCCCAGAGCTGTCAGTGGGCTCCAGCACGGCGTCAGGGGGCGGGCAGTGCCGCAGGCCTTGTCCGTCTCTCAGTGccgtgtgtgtttcagctgctgatgtGCGCTGACCTCCGCAAGGTGGAGGAGCGGGTGCTCAACCTCTTGCAGAGGTATGTGCGCCATCACTCTGCAGTGATGCGCTGGCTGGTACTCAGAGGCCTCCTCCCAGTGTCTGAGAGAGCCACGATGGTGAGTAGGGGAGAGCCAGGCAAAGCTGTGCAAGAGCGTGGGGGTGGTCAGAGGGctagggggaaggcagtgtcttgggctttgcggggacctggcaggtgtggtggctgtgcagcaccaggagaaaggCATCCGTGCCCTCCTGAAAGGGCTCCCAGGGCTGGCCCGGCCTGTCCCAGCTCTTTCGGGCAGAGTTTCTCCCAGCCTAGTCTGTCTTGGCTTCACCAAAAGCATGCTGGGTGTGTCACgcaggcaagaaaaatgcacttgctgctgccagacttgatgaagtgcctgcaggatgctgacagggacatccggctgaaagccctgatggtgctgaggaacgtcTTCAGCTACACGGACAGGCAGAGGGCCCAGCCCACtaccttgcagctgatggagatgctcctgcccctctttgacgat gaggccagccagctgcgaCAGCTCTCCATACTCCTCTTCAAAGACGTCATGGAGACCGTGGGGTGGAGCGACAAATGGAGGATGAAGcaggaagtgcagaggagcctgctgccactcttcttCCACATGAGTGACGAGAGGCGGCGAGTGGCCCAG GCCTCTCGGGAAACCCTCCTGcaagcagcacaacttctgcagtgggagcagctccGGCACCTGGCCAAAACAGGGCAGACGGGGAAGATCAGCGAGTGCATG ctggcccggtacaggagcagggcagaggactacGTGGGCCAGAGCCTACCGTTcctgcaggacccccaggcatcgttgcgagaggcggccgtgaggttcatcg ggctggctgCGCGGCACATGCGGCCCCGGagtgaggagaagctgcaggccGTCCGCAAAG CCCTTCAGCCCCTCCAGAACGACAGCCATCCCTGCGTCAGTGCCCTggcaacacagaccatcctgatgctgaggcctccacaggaaaactcCCCGTCAGCATTT
- the LOC104148645 gene encoding uncharacterized protein isoform X2, translated as MEPPRRSAPSPSASRCRRVSEGHRGAGQGWGLRARPALLQAPPCLASCRRLPRRLVALRCQHALACSLLCSRPRTASPRQGGHQRPPTSCSGPQPATGSSAPLHSAPPAHPSWQPPPSPGEHRAAGLSVPPARPRPRPRCLRPAGNAPARRAQRCRLPLLPPTALPARSFSGQAAPAPSCLPVHREEQEALACIQAFLTGPTREEAHKMKFLASLCTLSRLAGAQSRGQGSPADRAAQARSGPGATATAMLSKASTLRKVLWELLSMLEERPLRKPFLTTRDSTRVLALAATRALCELLQQCSRSQEVKAFFSRLCLALLFQIAFTAELTPQDLAVFRRQCHRWDPCTPTSPVSSAVQTLESLFCCAGYEHQALLIRQQGGWHMLLSAETLHLGVIVVARELRKSPAPEQRWMLNQLVALLEREDEFREIPAMAFFSEVGLMTGGASCHLPALVPVLCSQLLVQGRRRRGCRGSRGQRSRWAGVPWGTGKGLRGPAGSLWSQLPAGGVLCGLAGLAQSCQWAPARRQGAGSAAGLVRLSVPCVFQLLMCADLRKVEERVLNLLQRYVRHHSAVMRWLVLRGLLPVSERATMVSRGEPGKAVQERGGGQRARGKAVSWALRGPGRCGGCAAPGERHPCPPERAPRAGPACPSSFGQSFSQPSLSWLHQKHAGCVTQARKMHLLLPDLMKCLQDADRDIRLKALMVLRNVFSYTDRQRAQPTTLQLMEMLLPLFDDEASQLRQLSILLFKDVMETVGWSDKWRMKQEVQRSLLPLFFHMSDERRRVAQASRETLLQAAQLLQWEQLRHLAKTGQTGKISECMLARYRSRAEDYVGQSLPFLQDPQASLREAAVRFIALQPLQNDSHPCVSALATQTILMLRPPQENSPSAFSLRALRSRLRRSWGRWHVLLGCCSVGAELEQQC; from the exons atggAGCCGCCAAGGAGATCAgctcccagccccagcgccagccgctgcAGGCGGGTGAGTGAAGGGCAtcgtggggctgggcagggctgggggctgcgagcccgCCCCGCTCTGCTGCAGGCTCCCCCCTGCCTGGCAAGCTGCAGGCGGCTGCCAAGGCGCTTGGTGGCCCTGCGGTGCCAGCATGCCTTGGCCTGCTCTCTGCTTTGCAGCCGGCCACGCACAGCGTCCCCCCGGCAAGGAGGGCACCAGAGGCCACCCACCTCCTGCTCTGGGCCGCAGCCTGCCAcaggcagctcagccccacttcaCTCTGCTCCACCAGCCCACCCCAGCTGGcagccacctcccagccctggcgagcaCAGGGCAGCCGGGCTCTcggtgccccccgcccgcccccgacCACGGCCTCGCTGCCTCCGCCCAGCCGGCAACGCGCCTGCACGCAGGGCACAGCGCTgccgcctgcctctcctgcctcctacagctctccctgCTCGCTCTTTCtcaggccaagctgctcctgccCCCAGCTGCTTGCCCGTGcacagagaggagcaggaagccctcgcgtgcatccaggcctttctcacgGGCCCAACAAGG GAAGAAGCCCACAAGATGaagtttttggcctctctctgcactctcagccGCTTGGCCGGCGCCCAGAGccgtggccaaggcagccctgctgacagagccGCCCAGGCTCGCAGCGGGCCTggggccacggccacggccatgCTCTCCAAGGCCAGCACTTTGAGGAAGGTGCTCTGGGAGCTGCTCAGcatgctggaggagcggccactgcgcaaaccaTTTCTCACCACCAGGGACAGCACTCGCGTCCTTGCCCTGGCC gcaaccagggcgctctgtgagctccttcagcagtgcagccgctcgcaggaggtgaaggcctTTTTCTCCCGCCTCTGCCTGGCCCTGctcttccagattgccttcacGGCAGAGCTCACGCCGCAAGACCTTGCTGTCTTCCGGAGGCAATGCCACCGATGGGACCCGTGCactcccaccagccctgtcag ctctgcagtgcagacccTGGAGtctcttttctgctgcgctggctacgagcatcaagccctgctcatcaggcagcagggtggctggcaCATGCTTCTCAGCGCTGAGACCCTGCACTTGGGAGTCATTGTAGTGGCCAG AGAGCtaaggaagagcccagctcctgaGCAGCGCTGGATGTTGAACCAGCTGGTAGCGCTACTCGAGAGGGAGGACGAGTTTCGGGAGATCCCGGCCATGGCCTTCTTCAGTGAGGTAGGCCTGATGACAGGCGGTGCCAGTTGCCACTTGCCAGCACTGGTGCCAGTTCTCTGTAGTCAATTGCTCGTccaaggcaggaggagaagaggctgcagagggtccagagggcagaggagcaggtgggcaggtgtgccctggggcacaggaaaagGGCTGCGGGGTCCCgcaggctctctgtggtcacagctgccGGCAGGAGGGGTTTTGTGTGGCCTTGCAGGCCTTGCCCAGAGCTGTCAGTGGGCTCCAGCACGGCGTCAGGGGGCGGGCAGTGCCGCAGGCCTTGTCCGTCTCTCAGTGccgtgtgtgtttcagctgctgatgtGCGCTGACCTCCGCAAGGTGGAGGAGCGGGTGCTCAACCTCTTGCAGAGGTATGTGCGCCATCACTCTGCAGTGATGCGCTGGCTGGTACTCAGAGGCCTCCTCCCAGTGTCTGAGAGAGCCACGATGGTGAGTAGGGGAGAGCCAGGCAAAGCTGTGCAAGAGCGTGGGGGTGGTCAGAGGGctagggggaaggcagtgtcttgggctttgcggggacctggcaggtgtggtggctgtgcagcaccaggagaaaggCATCCGTGCCCTCCTGAAAGGGCTCCCAGGGCTGGCCCGGCCTGTCCCAGCTCTTTCGGGCAGAGTTTCTCCCAGCCTAGTCTGTCTTGGCTTCACCAAAAGCATGCTGGGTGTGTCACgcaggcaagaaaaatgcacttgctgctgccagacttgatgaagtgcctgcaggatgctgacagggacatccggctgaaagccctgatggtgctgaggaacgtcTTCAGCTACACGGACAGGCAGAGGGCCCAGCCCACtaccttgcagctgatggagatgctcctgcccctctttgacgat gaggccagccagctgcgaCAGCTCTCCATACTCCTCTTCAAAGACGTCATGGAGACCGTGGGGTGGAGCGACAAATGGAGGATGAAGcaggaagtgcagaggagcctgctgccactcttcttCCACATGAGTGACGAGAGGCGGCGAGTGGCCCAG GCCTCTCGGGAAACCCTCCTGcaagcagcacaacttctgcagtgggagcagctccGGCACCTGGCCAAAACAGGGCAGACGGGGAAGATCAGCGAGTGCATG ctggcccggtacaggagcagggcagaggactacGTGGGCCAGAGCCTACCGTTcctgcaggacccccaggcatcgttgcgagaggcggccgtgaggttcatcg CCCTTCAGCCCCTCCAGAACGACAGCCATCCCTGCGTCAGTGCCCTggcaacacagaccatcctgatgctgaggcctccacaggaaaactcCCCGTCAGCATTT
- the LOC104148645 gene encoding uncharacterized protein isoform X4, giving the protein MEPPRRSAPSPSASRCRRVSEGHRGAGQGWGLRARPALLQAPPCLASCRRLPRRLVALRCQHALACSLLCSRPRTASPRQGGHQRPPTSCSGPQPATGSSAPLHSAPPAHPSWQPPPSPGEHRAAGLSVPPARPRPRPRCLRPAGNAPARRAQRCRLPLLPPTALPARSFSGQAAPAPSCLPVHREEQEALACIQAFLTGPTREEAHKMKFLASLCTLSRLAGAQSRGQGSPADRAAQARSGPGATATAMLSKASTLRKVLWELLSMLEERPLRKPFLTTRDSTRVLALAATRALCELLQQCSRSQEVKAFFSRLCLALLFQIAFTAELTPQDLAVFRRQCHRWDPCTPTSPVSSAVQTLESLFCCAGYEHQALLIRQQGGWHMLLSAETLHLGVIVVARELRKSPAPEQRWMLNQLVALLEREDEFREIPAMAFFSEVGLMTGGASCHLPALVPVLCSQLLVQGRRRRGCRGSRGQRSRWAGVPWGTGKGLRGPAGSLWSQLPAGGVLCGLAGLAQSCQWAPARRQGAGSAAGLVRLSVPCVFQLLMCADLRKVEERVLNLLQRYVRHHSAVMRWLVLRGLLPVSERATMVSRGEPGKAVQERGGGQRARGKAVSWALRGPGRCGGCAAPGERHPCPPERAPRAGPACPSSFGQSFSQPSLSWLHQKHAGCVTQARKMHLLLPDLMKCLQDADRDIRLKALMVLRNVFSYTDRQRAQPTTLQLMEMLLPLFDDEASQLRQLSILLFKDVMETVGWSDKWRMKQEVQRSLLPLFFHMSDERRRVAQVGISAGSRDPGKATTLAAGSPWLGLSGVGLSGNPPASSTTSAVGAAPAPGQNRADGEDQRVHAGPVQEQGRGLRGPEPTVPAGPPGIVARGGREVHRAGCAAHAAPE; this is encoded by the exons atggAGCCGCCAAGGAGATCAgctcccagccccagcgccagccgctgcAGGCGGGTGAGTGAAGGGCAtcgtggggctgggcagggctgggggctgcgagcccgCCCCGCTCTGCTGCAGGCTCCCCCCTGCCTGGCAAGCTGCAGGCGGCTGCCAAGGCGCTTGGTGGCCCTGCGGTGCCAGCATGCCTTGGCCTGCTCTCTGCTTTGCAGCCGGCCACGCACAGCGTCCCCCCGGCAAGGAGGGCACCAGAGGCCACCCACCTCCTGCTCTGGGCCGCAGCCTGCCAcaggcagctcagccccacttcaCTCTGCTCCACCAGCCCACCCCAGCTGGcagccacctcccagccctggcgagcaCAGGGCAGCCGGGCTCTcggtgccccccgcccgcccccgacCACGGCCTCGCTGCCTCCGCCCAGCCGGCAACGCGCCTGCACGCAGGGCACAGCGCTgccgcctgcctctcctgcctcctacagctctccctgCTCGCTCTTTCtcaggccaagctgctcctgccCCCAGCTGCTTGCCCGTGcacagagaggagcaggaagccctcgcgtgcatccaggcctttctcacgGGCCCAACAAGG GAAGAAGCCCACAAGATGaagtttttggcctctctctgcactctcagccGCTTGGCCGGCGCCCAGAGccgtggccaaggcagccctgctgacagagccGCCCAGGCTCGCAGCGGGCCTggggccacggccacggccatgCTCTCCAAGGCCAGCACTTTGAGGAAGGTGCTCTGGGAGCTGCTCAGcatgctggaggagcggccactgcgcaaaccaTTTCTCACCACCAGGGACAGCACTCGCGTCCTTGCCCTGGCC gcaaccagggcgctctgtgagctccttcagcagtgcagccgctcgcaggaggtgaaggcctTTTTCTCCCGCCTCTGCCTGGCCCTGctcttccagattgccttcacGGCAGAGCTCACGCCGCAAGACCTTGCTGTCTTCCGGAGGCAATGCCACCGATGGGACCCGTGCactcccaccagccctgtcag ctctgcagtgcagacccTGGAGtctcttttctgctgcgctggctacgagcatcaagccctgctcatcaggcagcagggtggctggcaCATGCTTCTCAGCGCTGAGACCCTGCACTTGGGAGTCATTGTAGTGGCCAG AGAGCtaaggaagagcccagctcctgaGCAGCGCTGGATGTTGAACCAGCTGGTAGCGCTACTCGAGAGGGAGGACGAGTTTCGGGAGATCCCGGCCATGGCCTTCTTCAGTGAGGTAGGCCTGATGACAGGCGGTGCCAGTTGCCACTTGCCAGCACTGGTGCCAGTTCTCTGTAGTCAATTGCTCGTccaaggcaggaggagaagaggctgcagagggtccagagggcagaggagcaggtgggcaggtgtgccctggggcacaggaaaagGGCTGCGGGGTCCCgcaggctctctgtggtcacagctgccGGCAGGAGGGGTTTTGTGTGGCCTTGCAGGCCTTGCCCAGAGCTGTCAGTGGGCTCCAGCACGGCGTCAGGGGGCGGGCAGTGCCGCAGGCCTTGTCCGTCTCTCAGTGccgtgtgtgtttcagctgctgatgtGCGCTGACCTCCGCAAGGTGGAGGAGCGGGTGCTCAACCTCTTGCAGAGGTATGTGCGCCATCACTCTGCAGTGATGCGCTGGCTGGTACTCAGAGGCCTCCTCCCAGTGTCTGAGAGAGCCACGATGGTGAGTAGGGGAGAGCCAGGCAAAGCTGTGCAAGAGCGTGGGGGTGGTCAGAGGGctagggggaaggcagtgtcttgggctttgcggggacctggcaggtgtggtggctgtgcagcaccaggagaaaggCATCCGTGCCCTCCTGAAAGGGCTCCCAGGGCTGGCCCGGCCTGTCCCAGCTCTTTCGGGCAGAGTTTCTCCCAGCCTAGTCTGTCTTGGCTTCACCAAAAGCATGCTGGGTGTGTCACgcaggcaagaaaaatgcacttgctgctgccagacttgatgaagtgcctgcaggatgctgacagggacatccggctgaaagccctgatggtgctgaggaacgtcTTCAGCTACACGGACAGGCAGAGGGCCCAGCCCACtaccttgcagctgatggagatgctcctgcccctctttgacgat gaggccagccagctgcgaCAGCTCTCCATACTCCTCTTCAAAGACGTCATGGAGACCGTGGGGTGGAGCGACAAATGGAGGATGAAGcaggaagtgcagaggagcctgctgccactcttcttCCACATGAGTGACGAGAGGCGGCGAGTGGCCCAGGTGGGCatttctgctggcagcagggatCCAGGGAAGGCCACGACTCTGGCGGCTGGCAGCCCGTGGCTGGGCCTCAGCGGCGTGG GCCTCTCGGGAAACCCTCCTGcaagcagcacaacttctgcagtgggagcagctccGGCACCTGGCCAAAACAGGGCAGACGGGGAAGATCAGCGAGTGCATG ctggcccggtacaggagcagggcagaggactacGTGGGCCAGAGCCTACCGTTcctgcaggacccccaggcatcgttgcgagaggcggccgtgaggttcatcg ggctggctgCGCGGCACATGCGGCCCCGGagtga